From a single Osmerus eperlanus chromosome 8, fOsmEpe2.1, whole genome shotgun sequence genomic region:
- the pum2 gene encoding pumilio homolog 2 isoform X11, whose product MSVPCSILGMNDVAWQESRGGMLHTNGAPEAGRGRVHGGSSLASVGGAGQGPGGPHTLQGMDRGPNPTPGIPQPPLSGRSQDDATVGYFFQRQPGEQLGGCAPSKHRWPTGDGNHVDQVRAVDEMNYDFQALALESRGMGELLPAKKLWDSDELAKDGRKGLLLGEEWRENAWGSSHHSVSQPIMVQRRPGQGFHGNGDASSVLSPRSEGGGLGVSMVEYVLSSSPGDKLDGRYRNGGYCVVDPDPDGREKNDAQEKTSPFEEDQSPEMKVGEETDTSKSNGRGLLNGMDRDVKDFNPTPGSRQASPTEAVERMGPTQAGLEMMGQHHTHVLQPQNPTQNKPLAEDFQNQEAQNMGGMEQQAGVESLQFDYAGNQIQVDSSGTPVGLFDYNSQQQLFQRSNHLAVQQLTAAQQQQYALAAAQQQHLGLAPAFVPNPYIINAAPPGADPYTAAGLAAAATLAGPTVVPPQYYGVPWGVYPANLFQQQAAAAASHSANQQASNQGPGPGQQQVMRAGSSQRPLTPGQGQQSQQESLAAAANPALAYAGMSGYQVLAPAAYYDQTGALVMGPGARSGLGGPVRLVQTPLLINPAAAQAAAASASASGNNMSGPPANGMYRSMPQQPQQPQQPQQSQNSGLPASSFYGSGSVPASSQSSSLFSHTSAAPPPSSSLGFSSTGGSLGVGLGSALGGFGSSVSSSSSSSVSRRDSLLASSDLYKRGGSSLTPIGQPFYNSLGYSSSPSPIGLTPGHSPLTPPPSLPSSHGSSSSLHLGGLTNGSGRYISAAPGAEAKYRSAGGTSSLFSSSSQLFPPSRPRYSRSDVMPSGRSRLLEDFRNNRFPNLQLRDLPGHMVEFSQDQHGSRFIQQKLERATPAERQMVFGEILQAAYQLMTDVFGNYVIQKFFEFGSADQKLALATRIRGHVLPLALQMYGCRVIQKALESISSDQQSDIVRELDGHVLKCVKDQNGNHVVQKCIECVQPQALQFIIDAFQGQVFVLSTHPYGCRVIQRILEHCTQDQTLPLLEELHQHSEQLGQDQYGNYVIQHVLEHGRPEDKSKIVAEVRGKVLVLSQHKFASNVVEKCVIHSSRAERALLIDEVCCQKDGPHSALYTMMKDQYANYVVQRMIDMAEPAQRKIIMHKIRPHIATLRKYTYGKHILAKLEKYYMKSGADLGPIGGPTNGLM is encoded by the exons ATGAGCGTTCCATGCAGCATCCTAGGTATGAATGACGTGGCCTGGCAGGAATCGAGAGGTGGGATGCTGCACACAAACGGtgctcctgaagcagggcggggtcGAGTTCATGGAGGCAGTTCCCTTGCCTCCGTCGGAGGAGCAggccagggtcctggggggccaCATACTCTACAGGGCATGGACAGgggccccaaccccaccccaggTATCCCACAGCCTCCTCTGAGTGGCCGATCTCAGGACGATGCCACAGTGGGGTACTTTTTTCAGCGGCAGCCTGGGGAGCAGCTGGGAGGCTGTGCCCCCAGTAAGCACCGCTGGCCTACTGGTGACGGAAACCATGTTGATCAG GTTCGTGCTGTGGATGAGATGAACTATGATTTCCAAGCTCTGGCTTTGGAGTCTAGAGGCATGGGGGAG CTATTGCCTGCAAAAAAACTCTGGGATTCTGATGAACTGGCCAAGGATGGAAGGAAAGGGCTGCTTCTTGgagaagagtggagagagaatgcGTGGGGTTCTTCTC ATCACTCCGTGTCCCAGCCAATCATGGTGCAGCGAAGGCCAGGGCAGGGTTTCCATGGAAACGGAGACGCCAGCTCTGTGCTGTCCCCCCGTTCTGAAGGCGGTGGGCTGGGGGTGAGCATGGTAGAGTATGTCCTGAGCTCCTCCCCCGGAGACAAGCTGGATGGCCGCTACAGGAACGGTGGCTAT TGTGTTGTGGACCCTGACCCAGACGGGAGAGAAAAGAATGACGCACAAGAGAAAACGTCTCCGTTTGAAGAGGACCAAAGCCCAGAGATGAAGGTTGGAGAAGAGACCGACACCTCCAAATCTAACGGGAGAGGCCTACTCAATGGAATGGACCGAGATGTCAAAGACTTCAA TCCCACCCCAGGCAGTCGCCAGGCATCTCCCACTGAGGCGGTGGAGAGGATGGGCCCGACCCAGGCAGGTCTGGAAATGATGGGTCAGCACCACACCCATGTCCTCCAGCCCCAGAACCCAACCCAGAACAAACCCCTGGCAGAGGACTTCCAGAACCAGGAGGCCCAGAACATGGGTGGCATGGAGCAGCAGGCTGGCGTGGAGTCCCTCCAGTTTGACTACGCTGGGAACCAGATCCAGGTGGACTCCTCTGGCACTCCGGTGGGGCTGTTTGactacaactcccagcagcag TTGTTCCAGAGGTCCAACCATTTGGCTGTTCAGCAACTCACTGCTGCTCAGCAGCAGCAATATGCCCTTGCGGCTGCCCAGCAGCAACACCTTG GCCTTGCTCCAGCGTTTGTGCCAAACCCCTACATCATCAACGCTGCGCCCCCCGGAGCAGACCCCTACACTGCTGCTGGGCTAGCAGCAGCTGCCACTCTCGCAG GGCCTACAGTAGTCCCCCCGCAGTACTACGGCGTGCCCTGGGGCGTGTACCCCGCAAACCTCTTCCAACAACAGGCCGCTGCCGCCGCCAGTCATTCCGCTAACCAGCAGGCATCCAATCAGGGGCCAGGACCTGGACAGCAACAG GTGATGCGTGCTGGCAGTAGCCAGCGTCCCCTCACCCCAGGGCAGGGCCAGCAGAGCCAGCAGGAGTCCCTGGCTGCGGCAGCAAACCCAGCCCTAGCCTACGCTGGGATGTCAG GTTACCAGGTTCTGGCCCCTGCAGCGTACTACGACCAGACCGGGGCCCTGGTCATGGGGCCTGGGGCCCGCAGTGGCCTTGGGGGGCCTGTTCGTCTGGTCCAGACCCCCCTGCTCATCAACCCTGCAGCAGCACAGGCCG ctgCAGCGTCAGCGTCTGCCTCTGGCAACAACATGTCTGGCCCACCGGCCAACGGGATGTACCGCTCCATGCCCCAGCAGCCTCAGCAGCCCCAGCAGCCCCAGCAGTCCCAGAACAGCGGCCTGCCCGCCAGCTCCTTCTACGGCTCTGGCTCTGTGCCCGCCAGCTCCCAGAGCAGCTCCCTGTTCTCCCACACCAGCGCAGCCCCGCCGCCCAGCTCCTCTCTGGGCTTCAGCAGCACCGGGGGCtccctgggggtggggcttggcTCGGCACTAGGAGGCTTCGGCTCCTCAG TGTCCAGCTCCAGCTCTAGCAGCGTGTCTCGCAGGGACTCCCTGTTGGCCAGCTCCGACCTGTACAAGCGTGGCGGCAGCAGCCTCACTCCCATCGGCCAGCCCTTCTACAACAGCCTGGGCTactcctcctcacccagccccaTTGGCCTGACCCCGGgacactcccccctcacccccccgccctctctaccctcctcccaTGGATCTTCCTCCAGTCTTCACCTAG gcgGCTTGACAAATGGGAGTGGGCGCTACATCTCGGCCGCTCCCGGAGCCGAGGCTAAGTACCGCAGCGCTGGGGGCACCTCTAGCCTGTTCAGCTCCTCCAGCCAGCTGTTCCCACCGTCCCGCCCGCGCTACAGCCGCTCAGACGTAATGCCATCTGGACGCAGCCGGCTGCTGGAGGACTTCCGCAACAACCGCTTCCCCAACCTGCAGCTCCGTGACCTGCCGGGACACATGGTGGAGTTCTCCCAGGACCAGCACGGTTCCAG GTTCATCCAGCAGAAGCTGGAGAGGGCCACTCCGGCCGAGAGACAGATGGTGTTTGGGGAGATCCTGCAGGCAGCCTACCAGCTCATGACGGACGTGTTTGGGAACTACGTCATCCAGAAGTTCTTTGAG TTTGGGAGTGCCGACCAGAAGCTGGCCCTGGCCACTCGTATTCGCGGCCATGTGCTACCCCTGGCCCTGCAGATGTATGGCTGCCGGGTCATCCAGAAAGCCCTGGAGTCTATTTCCTCTGACCAGCAG AGTGACATAGTCCGGGAGCTGGACGGCCACGTGCTGAAGTGTGTGAAGGATCAGAACGGTAACCATGTGGTTCAGAAGTGTATCGAGTGTGTCCAACCTCAGGCCCTGCAGTTCATCATCGACGCCTTCCAAGGCCAG GTGTTTGTGCTGTCCACCCACCCGTATGGCTGCAGGGTGATCCAGAGGATCCTGGAGCACTGCACCCAGGACCAGACCCTTCCCCTCCTGGAGGAGCTGCACCAGCACTCTGAGCAACTGGGCCAG gaTCAGTATGGTAACTACGTCATCCAGCATGTTCTGGAGCATGGCAGACCCGAGGACAAGAGCAAGATCGTGGCCGAGGTCCGTGGCAAGGTCCTTGTCCTGAGCCAGCACAAATTTGCAAG CAACGTAGTGGAGAAGTGTGTGATCCACTCGTCTCGTGCGGAGCGCGCGCTGTTGATCGACGAGGTGTGCTGCCAGAAGGACGGCCCCCACAGCGCCCTGTACACCATGATGAAGGACCAGTATGCCAACTACGTGGTGCAGAGGATGATCGACATGGCTGAGCCCGCCCAGCGCAAAATCATCATGCACAAG ATTCGGCCTCATATTGCCACTTTGCGTAAGTACACCTACGGAAAGCACATCCTGGCCAAGCTAGAGAAGTACTACATGAAGAGCGGAGCTGACCTTGGACCCATCGGGGGGCCCACCAACGGCCTCATGTAG
- the pum2 gene encoding pumilio homolog 2 isoform X7 translates to MSVPCSILGMNDVAWQESRGGMLHTNGAPEAGRGRVHGGSSLASVGGAGQGPGGPHTLQGMDRGPNPTPGIPQPPLSGRSQDDATVGYFFQRQPGEQLGGCAPSKHRWPTGDGNHVDQVRAVDEMNYDFQALALESRGMGELLPAKKLWDSDELAKDGRKGLLLGEEWRENAWGSSHHSVSQPIMVQRRPGQGFHGNGDASSVLSPRSEGGGLGVSMVEYVLSSSPGDKLDGRYRNGGYCVVDPDPDGREKNDAQEKTSPFEEDQSPEMKVGEETDTSKSNGRGLLNGMDRDVKDFNPTPGSRQASPTEAVERMGPTQAGLEMMGQHHTHVLQPQNPTQNKPLAEDFQNQEAQNMGGMEQQAGVESLQFDYAGNQIQVDSSGTPVGLFDYNSQQQLFQRSNHLAVQQLTAAQQQQYALAAAQQQHLAGLAPAFVPNPYIINAAPPGADPYTAAGLAAAATLAGPTVVPPQYYGVPWGVYPANLFQQQAAAAASHSANQQASNQGPGPGQQQVMRAGSSQRPLTPGQGQQSQQESLAAAANPALAYAGMSGYQVLAPAAYYDQTGALVMGPGARSGLGGPVRLVQTPLLINPAAAQAAAAASASASGNNMSGPPANGMYRSMPQQPQQPQQPQQSQNSGLPASSFYGSGSVPASSQSSSLFSHTSAAPPPSSSLGFSSTGGSLGVGLGSALGGFGSSVSSSSSSSVSRRDSLLASSDLYKRGGSSLTPIGQPFYNSLGYSSSPSPIGLTPGHSPLTPPPSLPSSHGSSSSLHLGGLTNGSGRYISAAPGAEAKYRSAGGTSSLFSSSSQLFPPSRPRYSRSDVMPSGRSRLLEDFRNNRFPNLQLRDLPGHMVEFSQDQHGSRFIQQKLERATPAERQMVFGEILQAAYQLMTDVFGNYVIQKFFEFGSADQKLALATRIRGHVLPLALQMYGCRVIQKALESISSDQQVISDIVRELDGHVLKCVKDQNGNHVVQKCIECVQPQALQFIIDAFQGQVFVLSTHPYGCRVIQRILEHCTQDQTLPLLEELHQHSEQLGQDQYGNYVIQHVLEHGRPEDKSKIVAEVRGKVLVLSQHKFASNVVEKCVIHSSRAERALLIDEVCCQKDGPHSALYTMMKDQYANYVVQRMIDMAEPAQRKIIMHKIRPHIATLRKYTYGKHILAKLEKYYMKSGADLGPIGGPTNGLM, encoded by the exons ATGAGCGTTCCATGCAGCATCCTAGGTATGAATGACGTGGCCTGGCAGGAATCGAGAGGTGGGATGCTGCACACAAACGGtgctcctgaagcagggcggggtcGAGTTCATGGAGGCAGTTCCCTTGCCTCCGTCGGAGGAGCAggccagggtcctggggggccaCATACTCTACAGGGCATGGACAGgggccccaaccccaccccaggTATCCCACAGCCTCCTCTGAGTGGCCGATCTCAGGACGATGCCACAGTGGGGTACTTTTTTCAGCGGCAGCCTGGGGAGCAGCTGGGAGGCTGTGCCCCCAGTAAGCACCGCTGGCCTACTGGTGACGGAAACCATGTTGATCAG GTTCGTGCTGTGGATGAGATGAACTATGATTTCCAAGCTCTGGCTTTGGAGTCTAGAGGCATGGGGGAG CTATTGCCTGCAAAAAAACTCTGGGATTCTGATGAACTGGCCAAGGATGGAAGGAAAGGGCTGCTTCTTGgagaagagtggagagagaatgcGTGGGGTTCTTCTC ATCACTCCGTGTCCCAGCCAATCATGGTGCAGCGAAGGCCAGGGCAGGGTTTCCATGGAAACGGAGACGCCAGCTCTGTGCTGTCCCCCCGTTCTGAAGGCGGTGGGCTGGGGGTGAGCATGGTAGAGTATGTCCTGAGCTCCTCCCCCGGAGACAAGCTGGATGGCCGCTACAGGAACGGTGGCTAT TGTGTTGTGGACCCTGACCCAGACGGGAGAGAAAAGAATGACGCACAAGAGAAAACGTCTCCGTTTGAAGAGGACCAAAGCCCAGAGATGAAGGTTGGAGAAGAGACCGACACCTCCAAATCTAACGGGAGAGGCCTACTCAATGGAATGGACCGAGATGTCAAAGACTTCAA TCCCACCCCAGGCAGTCGCCAGGCATCTCCCACTGAGGCGGTGGAGAGGATGGGCCCGACCCAGGCAGGTCTGGAAATGATGGGTCAGCACCACACCCATGTCCTCCAGCCCCAGAACCCAACCCAGAACAAACCCCTGGCAGAGGACTTCCAGAACCAGGAGGCCCAGAACATGGGTGGCATGGAGCAGCAGGCTGGCGTGGAGTCCCTCCAGTTTGACTACGCTGGGAACCAGATCCAGGTGGACTCCTCTGGCACTCCGGTGGGGCTGTTTGactacaactcccagcagcag TTGTTCCAGAGGTCCAACCATTTGGCTGTTCAGCAACTCACTGCTGCTCAGCAGCAGCAATATGCCCTTGCGGCTGCCCAGCAGCAACACCTTG CAGGCCTTGCTCCAGCGTTTGTGCCAAACCCCTACATCATCAACGCTGCGCCCCCCGGAGCAGACCCCTACACTGCTGCTGGGCTAGCAGCAGCTGCCACTCTCGCAG GGCCTACAGTAGTCCCCCCGCAGTACTACGGCGTGCCCTGGGGCGTGTACCCCGCAAACCTCTTCCAACAACAGGCCGCTGCCGCCGCCAGTCATTCCGCTAACCAGCAGGCATCCAATCAGGGGCCAGGACCTGGACAGCAACAG GTGATGCGTGCTGGCAGTAGCCAGCGTCCCCTCACCCCAGGGCAGGGCCAGCAGAGCCAGCAGGAGTCCCTGGCTGCGGCAGCAAACCCAGCCCTAGCCTACGCTGGGATGTCAG GTTACCAGGTTCTGGCCCCTGCAGCGTACTACGACCAGACCGGGGCCCTGGTCATGGGGCCTGGGGCCCGCAGTGGCCTTGGGGGGCCTGTTCGTCTGGTCCAGACCCCCCTGCTCATCAACCCTGCAGCAGCACAGGCCG cagctgCAGCGTCAGCGTCTGCCTCTGGCAACAACATGTCTGGCCCACCGGCCAACGGGATGTACCGCTCCATGCCCCAGCAGCCTCAGCAGCCCCAGCAGCCCCAGCAGTCCCAGAACAGCGGCCTGCCCGCCAGCTCCTTCTACGGCTCTGGCTCTGTGCCCGCCAGCTCCCAGAGCAGCTCCCTGTTCTCCCACACCAGCGCAGCCCCGCCGCCCAGCTCCTCTCTGGGCTTCAGCAGCACCGGGGGCtccctgggggtggggcttggcTCGGCACTAGGAGGCTTCGGCTCCTCAG TGTCCAGCTCCAGCTCTAGCAGCGTGTCTCGCAGGGACTCCCTGTTGGCCAGCTCCGACCTGTACAAGCGTGGCGGCAGCAGCCTCACTCCCATCGGCCAGCCCTTCTACAACAGCCTGGGCTactcctcctcacccagccccaTTGGCCTGACCCCGGgacactcccccctcacccccccgccctctctaccctcctcccaTGGATCTTCCTCCAGTCTTCACCTAG gcgGCTTGACAAATGGGAGTGGGCGCTACATCTCGGCCGCTCCCGGAGCCGAGGCTAAGTACCGCAGCGCTGGGGGCACCTCTAGCCTGTTCAGCTCCTCCAGCCAGCTGTTCCCACCGTCCCGCCCGCGCTACAGCCGCTCAGACGTAATGCCATCTGGACGCAGCCGGCTGCTGGAGGACTTCCGCAACAACCGCTTCCCCAACCTGCAGCTCCGTGACCTGCCGGGACACATGGTGGAGTTCTCCCAGGACCAGCACGGTTCCAG GTTCATCCAGCAGAAGCTGGAGAGGGCCACTCCGGCCGAGAGACAGATGGTGTTTGGGGAGATCCTGCAGGCAGCCTACCAGCTCATGACGGACGTGTTTGGGAACTACGTCATCCAGAAGTTCTTTGAG TTTGGGAGTGCCGACCAGAAGCTGGCCCTGGCCACTCGTATTCGCGGCCATGTGCTACCCCTGGCCCTGCAGATGTATGGCTGCCGGGTCATCCAGAAAGCCCTGGAGTCTATTTCCTCTGACCAGCAGGTAATT AGTGACATAGTCCGGGAGCTGGACGGCCACGTGCTGAAGTGTGTGAAGGATCAGAACGGTAACCATGTGGTTCAGAAGTGTATCGAGTGTGTCCAACCTCAGGCCCTGCAGTTCATCATCGACGCCTTCCAAGGCCAG GTGTTTGTGCTGTCCACCCACCCGTATGGCTGCAGGGTGATCCAGAGGATCCTGGAGCACTGCACCCAGGACCAGACCCTTCCCCTCCTGGAGGAGCTGCACCAGCACTCTGAGCAACTGGGCCAG gaTCAGTATGGTAACTACGTCATCCAGCATGTTCTGGAGCATGGCAGACCCGAGGACAAGAGCAAGATCGTGGCCGAGGTCCGTGGCAAGGTCCTTGTCCTGAGCCAGCACAAATTTGCAAG CAACGTAGTGGAGAAGTGTGTGATCCACTCGTCTCGTGCGGAGCGCGCGCTGTTGATCGACGAGGTGTGCTGCCAGAAGGACGGCCCCCACAGCGCCCTGTACACCATGATGAAGGACCAGTATGCCAACTACGTGGTGCAGAGGATGATCGACATGGCTGAGCCCGCCCAGCGCAAAATCATCATGCACAAG ATTCGGCCTCATATTGCCACTTTGCGTAAGTACACCTACGGAAAGCACATCCTGGCCAAGCTAGAGAAGTACTACATGAAGAGCGGAGCTGACCTTGGACCCATCGGGGGGCCCACCAACGGCCTCATGTAG